Part of the Triticum urartu cultivar G1812 chromosome 2, Tu2.1, whole genome shotgun sequence genome, TTCATGACTAAAACAGGAAGTAGCATGCATGTATCAAACATCCTAGACATaccaacatgaacatcatcatcgAACATGCAACATCAACCACAGTAAGAGATTGGATCAGATTAGGCGCACGTACTGACCGTTTGAAGGTGCCTCCGTTGCTGCTCGTACGATGTTGACGATGTTAGTGATGACTTGATGCAAATGGCGTTGAAGACGATGATGAGTAGCACCGCCTGACTTGGAAGGAAGACATCCCATGGTGATAGACGATGAGCAGTCGTGCAAAGCGCTTGCCAAAAACCTTATTCACCTTCACCTGGTGCAGGATCACAAGAGCGAGAGATTTCAGAGACCTGCTCTCCTGCTCGCCATTGCACGCCGGCGTTCGGGATGGAGTAGACTACAACAGCAACGCAAGTGGAGAGAGGAGACAAAACCCTAACTCGATTTTTGGTGTGTCCTTGGCCGTAGCCGGTAAGCGCTATATATAGTAGGACATAGTGGTTCGGGCGATGTACTGCAAGCACACCATCAAGATGTTCAAAGACAGTCGTTTTGCAGGGGCTTCAATATTTTTCTTGCGAGACTCGGGGACTTCAATATAGTTGTCTTTTTAATCTGTGTGTTGCTGGTTTGGTCATTTATTTTATGGAAAAGTCATAtattatactccctctgtaaacaaatataaaaaattaatgatctaaacgcttttatatttctttacgaaAGGAGTAGTCAATTAAAAAATGAGTTAAGAGATTATAACTCAAAGCCCAAGCTCTGCGGAATTCCCCATTAATGGGGTCACAACAGGCAGACGGTACATGTCAGGTACACCGACAGAGGCGACCACTGATCTGGTAGAACGTCGCATGCGCCGTCAGGTGCACGGCCGCGCTCCCCACCGGCACCGTGAGCGAAGGCTGATCCCAGATCTCGGGAGGCGACGTGCAGGTAGAGGGGTTCCGTCCATGGGGCAAAAGCCAAGCGTTCAATTCTGCGATATCAAACGCCGGCACACAGGAACTACAGAGACTGTGGATTAGACTCCACTGTGACACACCAACCATTTCGAAAGGAAAAGAAAACTGCGACACACCATGGACGGCAAACAGCTAGGTCGGCGTGTTCCGACACTCGTTTGCCTTAAACAAATTACACCCCGGGCAGCCGCTGCGCGCGTACGCGGACCCAACCACTCGCCGATGGACGACACCCGTTCTCACTTTTCAGCGAACCAGAAGCTCGTGACTCTCCACTTGGCTGCGGCAAAACACACCGGACGAAGCAAAGGATCCACAGTTTAGAACAGGGGAGCATATGCAGGTTCGGTCATCTTTTCGCATCGCAAAGGAAGATAGATGCATGTGGAGCAAAGTAGCGCACAAAAAGAAGATGCATGTGGAGCAAAGTGGTGCTACCGTGTCACCCATAAGAAATTTAGAAAAGGAAAAGGTTTTGATATAAAAGAAATAAGAGTCTGTCTatgacacatctagatgtgacataattATATCACATCTAAGtttgatgtccactctgtttgtggtctatttttttgtcctagttttttttattttttgttgctGCATTATATACTTATAAGAGATTAGATATGACATCTTCaaaaaacatctagatgtgaattagacaaactgaaaAAATAATGGAGAGGCTGtgggcaggcaggcaggcaggcgcACCGCACACATGGGCGGAGGAGGCCGACAGATCGCAACGTAGCGCCGGGAAGGGGAGCTGCGTGCTGTCCCAGGCTGGTATCCCGTTGCCGTCGCCACGTTCCCTCGCTTTCACCCACCTAAGTGCCCAGCCACCACTCTACTTACCTCGCCCGGCACACGCAAACGCGCGCCTCCATCGGCCTGCCACTCGCAGTCGCTTCCCTTTCCCACCACGTTGACACCTCTTCCGCTCCGGGAAGGAGGCAGGCACGTAGACGTAGCGATGGCGCCGCGTTTCCTGGCGTGCTTCGGCAGGGGCGGCGCGACGGCCTCGGCGCCGGAGCCTGTGGAGGACCTGGCCCCGGGCCCGGTGCTGGTGGAGCTCTTCTCCTCGCAGGGGTGCGCGGCGTCGCCTGAGGCGGACGCCCTGGTGGCGCGGCTGGCGCAGGAGTCCTCCGAGACCGGCGGCGGCGAGCGAGCGATGGTGGTGCTGGGGTTCCACGTGGACTACTGGGACTACCGCGGGTGGAAGGACCCCTTCGCGGCCAGCGCCTGGACCGTGCGGCAGAAGGCGTACGTGGAGGCGCTCCGGCTGGACACGCTCTTCACGCCGCAGGTCGTCGTGCAGGGCCGCGCGGACTGCGTCGGCACCGAGCAGGACAAGCTCGCCCAGGCCGTCCGCGACGCGCCCCGCTACCCCTCGCCCGCCATGAAGGTACGCACGCACGCATGCTGCATGCACCCACCACCTTAAGAATTGTTGACGGTGCTCTGAACCGTGTGCGTGCTCTGCAGGTGAAGTTCCAGCGGCCGAACCCGAGCACGCTGCAGGCGTCCTTCACGGGCGCGCTCCACTCCCGCGTGGACGGCGGCGGGAGCGTGCTGGTGGCGCTGTACGAGAGCGGCGTGGTCACCGACTGCGGCCGCGGCGAGAACAAGGGCAAGTCGCTGCTCAACGACCACGTGGTGCGCCGGCTGGAGAAGGTGGCCGCCGTGCGCGACGGCGCGTCCGCCAGGAAGGCCGTG contains:
- the LOC125536694 gene encoding uncharacterized protein LOC125536694, with protein sequence MAPRFLACFGRGGATASAPEPVEDLAPGPVLVELFSSQGCAASPEADALVARLAQESSETGGGERAMVVLGFHVDYWDYRGWKDPFAASAWTVRQKAYVEALRLDTLFTPQVVVQGRADCVGTEQDKLAQAVRDAPRYPSPAMKVKFQRPNPSTLQASFTGALHSRVDGGGSVLVALYESGVVTDCGRGENKGKSLLNDHVVRRLEKVAAVRDGASARKAVSGSVQFPLWDDFRATKCGLVLFVQNSALQVLGVQHFDLPDNV